From the Primulina tabacum isolate GXHZ01 chromosome 3, ASM2559414v2, whole genome shotgun sequence genome, one window contains:
- the LOC142540354 gene encoding polycomb group protein EMBRYONIC FLOWER 2 isoform X1, which translates to MPGIPLVARETANFACNCSHSRGTDHMCHQDPWVNLSAEEQLAAEESLSIYCKPVELYNILQRRAVRDPPFLQRCLRYKIQAKHKKRIEMKISLPSTVNDESRIQSLFPLFILLARPVHSPVTVESAVYRVSRPCKLEKCTGVDGKNQDEAKFILPDITKLSIEVKSGSLCIMFISSAELFKEHGDGSSLPTNIGGHCFLGKIPLELLHLSWEKSPNLISGERAEMLSTVDLHSCFMRTCSFGEDNCLSFQNPNVGPGTVAMLQHLQVSIAAEEVGAKERSPYDSFSYSDFPFSTLPHIIRLRAGNVVFNYKYYNNKLQRTEVTEDFACPFCLVKCASFKGLRYHLCSTHDLFNFEFWVTEEIQAVNVSVKTDAWRSEVKSPLHLQWFCVDSNLSYLNVVTGVDPKQQTFFFCSKALQRKKSKRRVQRSSHVHPLVLDSELPSIIDGRGKADADSGERDASSPRASSATAHSYADPDCVQSLPGNNLTPPALLQFAKTRKLSVERSDPRNRALLRKRQFFHSHRAQPMALEQVLSDRDSEDEVDDDVADLEDRRMLDDFVDVTKDEKQLMHLWNSFVRKQRVLADGHVPWACEAFSKLHGQDLSRAPALLWCWRLFMVKLWNHGLLDARTMNNCNLILEQFQSQDTHP; encoded by the exons ATGCCTGGCATACCTCTTGTGGCTCGCGAAACTGC GAACTTTGCTTGCAATTGCAGTCACTCTAGAGGTACAGATCACATGTGCCACCAAGATCCATGGGTGAATTTGTCTGCAGAGGAGCAGCTTGCAGCTGAGGAGAGCCTTTCAATTTACTGCAAGCCAGTTGAATTGTACAACATTCTTCAGCGTCGTGCTGTTAGAGAT CCACCTTTCCTCCAAAGATGTCTACGATACAAAATACAAGCTAAACACAAGAAAAG GATTGAAATGAAAATTTCTTTGCCATCCACTGTAAATGATGAATCAAGAATTCAAAGCCTATTTCCATTGTTTATATTATTAGCAAGACCGGTTCACAGCCCTGTGACTGTTGAG TCTGCAGTTTATCGTGTCAGTCGACCATGCAAGCTGGAAAAATGTACAGGAGTTGATGGGAAGAATCAAGATGAAGCAAAATTTATTCTTCCTGACATTACTAAGCTATCAATTGAAGTCAAGTCTGGATCTCTTTGTATTATGTTTATCAGCTCTg CTGAGTTATTTAAGGAGCATGGAGATGGATCATCATTACCAA CTAATATCGGAGGCCACTGCTTCCTGGGCAAGATTCCATTGGAATTACTTCATTTATCATGGGAGAAGTCGCCAAACTTAATTTCTGGGGAGAGGGCAGAGATGCTGTCAACTGTTGACCTGCACTCCTGCTTCATGAGG ACGTGCAGTTTCGGAGAAGACAATTGCTTGTCATTCCAAAATCCAAATGTAGGACCTGGAACTGTG GCTATGTTACAACATTTGCAAGTCAGCATAGCAGCTGAAGAAGTTGGGGCCAAGGAGAGATCTCCTTATGATTCATTCTCATACAGTGACTTTCCTTTCTCTACTTTACCCCACATCATTAG GTTGAGGGCTGGAAATGTTGTGTTCAACTACAAATATTATAACAATAAGCTGCAAAGGACTGAAG TGACTGAGGATTTTGCTTGTCCATTTTGCTTGGTCAAATGTGCAAGTTTTAAG GGTCTGAGATATCACTTATGCTCCACTCACGACCTTTTTAACTTTGAATTCTGG GTAACAGAAGAGATTCAAGCTGTGAATGTATCCGTAAAAACAGATGCATGGAGATCTGAGGTCAAGTCTCCACTTCATCTTCAGTGGTTCTGTGTAGACAGTAATTTATCTTATCTG AATGTTGTAACTGGTGTTGATCCTAAACAGCAGACATTTTTCTTTTG TTCCAAAGCACTACAACGTAAGAAGTCTAAGAGACGAGTTCAAAGATCAAGTCACGTGCATCCCCTCGTGTTAGATTCAGAATTACCTTCAATAATTGATGGTCGGGGAAAGGCTGATG CAGACAGCGGAGAACGAGATGCATCGAGTCCCCGAGCTTCATCTGCCACAGCACATTCATATGCAGATCCTGATTGCGTTCAGTCATTACCTGGAAATAATCTTACACCTCCAGCATTGCTACAGTTTGctaagacaaggaaattatcaGTTGAACGCTCTGACCCCAGAAA TCGCGCACTCTTGCGAAAGCGGCAGTTCTTTCACTCGCACAGAGCTCAA CCCATGGCCCTGGAGCAAGTATTATCAGATCGTGACAGTGAGGATGAAGTAGATGATGATGTTGCGGACCTTGAAGATAGAAGG ATGCTTGATGACTTTGTGGATGTTACAAAAGATGAGAAGCAGCTGATGCATCTCTGGAATTCTTTTGTCAGAAAGCAAAG GGTTCTGGCTGATGGTCATGTTCCTTGGGCATGTGAGGCATTCTCAAAGTTGCACGGGCAGGATCTTTCCCGGGCTCCTGCACTACTCTG GTGTTGGAGATTATTTATGGTCAAACTTTGGAATCACGGTCTTCTTGATGCTCGTACCATGAACAACTGTAATCTTATACTGGAGCAGTTCCAAAGCCAAGATacccatccatga
- the LOC142540354 gene encoding polycomb group protein EMBRYONIC FLOWER 2 isoform X4 gives MPGIPLVARETANFACNCSHSRGTDHMCHQDPWVNLSAEEQLAAEESLSIYCKPVELYNILQRRAVRDPPFLQRCLRYKIQAKHKKRIEMKISLPSTVNDESRIQSLFPLFILLARPVHSPVTVESAVYRVSRPCKLEKCTGVDGKNQDEAKFILPDITKLSIEVKSGSLCIMFISSAELFKEHGDGSSLPTNIGGHCFLGKIPLELLHLSWEKSPNLISGERAEMLSTVDLHSCFMRTCSFGEDNCLSFQNPNVGPGTVAMLQHLQVSIAAEEVGAKERSPYDSFSYSDFPFSTLPHIIRLRAGNVVFNYKYYNNKLQRTEVTEDFACPFCLVKCASFKGLRYHLCSTHDLFNFEFWVTEEIQAVNVSVKTDAWRSENVVTGVDPKQQTFFFCSKALQRKKSKRRVQRSSHVHPLVLDSELPSIIDGRGKADDSGERDASSPRASSATAHSYADPDCVQSLPGNNLTPPALLQFAKTRKLSVERSDPRNRALLRKRQFFHSHRAQPMALEQVLSDRDSEDEVDDDVADLEDRRMLDDFVDVTKDEKQLMHLWNSFVRKQRVLADGHVPWACEAFSKLHGQDLSRAPALLWCWRLFMVKLWNHGLLDARTMNNCNLILEQFQSQDTHP, from the exons ATGCCTGGCATACCTCTTGTGGCTCGCGAAACTGC GAACTTTGCTTGCAATTGCAGTCACTCTAGAGGTACAGATCACATGTGCCACCAAGATCCATGGGTGAATTTGTCTGCAGAGGAGCAGCTTGCAGCTGAGGAGAGCCTTTCAATTTACTGCAAGCCAGTTGAATTGTACAACATTCTTCAGCGTCGTGCTGTTAGAGAT CCACCTTTCCTCCAAAGATGTCTACGATACAAAATACAAGCTAAACACAAGAAAAG GATTGAAATGAAAATTTCTTTGCCATCCACTGTAAATGATGAATCAAGAATTCAAAGCCTATTTCCATTGTTTATATTATTAGCAAGACCGGTTCACAGCCCTGTGACTGTTGAG TCTGCAGTTTATCGTGTCAGTCGACCATGCAAGCTGGAAAAATGTACAGGAGTTGATGGGAAGAATCAAGATGAAGCAAAATTTATTCTTCCTGACATTACTAAGCTATCAATTGAAGTCAAGTCTGGATCTCTTTGTATTATGTTTATCAGCTCTg CTGAGTTATTTAAGGAGCATGGAGATGGATCATCATTACCAA CTAATATCGGAGGCCACTGCTTCCTGGGCAAGATTCCATTGGAATTACTTCATTTATCATGGGAGAAGTCGCCAAACTTAATTTCTGGGGAGAGGGCAGAGATGCTGTCAACTGTTGACCTGCACTCCTGCTTCATGAGG ACGTGCAGTTTCGGAGAAGACAATTGCTTGTCATTCCAAAATCCAAATGTAGGACCTGGAACTGTG GCTATGTTACAACATTTGCAAGTCAGCATAGCAGCTGAAGAAGTTGGGGCCAAGGAGAGATCTCCTTATGATTCATTCTCATACAGTGACTTTCCTTTCTCTACTTTACCCCACATCATTAG GTTGAGGGCTGGAAATGTTGTGTTCAACTACAAATATTATAACAATAAGCTGCAAAGGACTGAAG TGACTGAGGATTTTGCTTGTCCATTTTGCTTGGTCAAATGTGCAAGTTTTAAG GGTCTGAGATATCACTTATGCTCCACTCACGACCTTTTTAACTTTGAATTCTGG GTAACAGAAGAGATTCAAGCTGTGAATGTATCCGTAAAAACAGATGCATGGAGATCTGAG AATGTTGTAACTGGTGTTGATCCTAAACAGCAGACATTTTTCTTTTG TTCCAAAGCACTACAACGTAAGAAGTCTAAGAGACGAGTTCAAAGATCAAGTCACGTGCATCCCCTCGTGTTAGATTCAGAATTACCTTCAATAATTGATGGTCGGGGAAAGGCTGATG ACAGCGGAGAACGAGATGCATCGAGTCCCCGAGCTTCATCTGCCACAGCACATTCATATGCAGATCCTGATTGCGTTCAGTCATTACCTGGAAATAATCTTACACCTCCAGCATTGCTACAGTTTGctaagacaaggaaattatcaGTTGAACGCTCTGACCCCAGAAA TCGCGCACTCTTGCGAAAGCGGCAGTTCTTTCACTCGCACAGAGCTCAA CCCATGGCCCTGGAGCAAGTATTATCAGATCGTGACAGTGAGGATGAAGTAGATGATGATGTTGCGGACCTTGAAGATAGAAGG ATGCTTGATGACTTTGTGGATGTTACAAAAGATGAGAAGCAGCTGATGCATCTCTGGAATTCTTTTGTCAGAAAGCAAAG GGTTCTGGCTGATGGTCATGTTCCTTGGGCATGTGAGGCATTCTCAAAGTTGCACGGGCAGGATCTTTCCCGGGCTCCTGCACTACTCTG GTGTTGGAGATTATTTATGGTCAAACTTTGGAATCACGGTCTTCTTGATGCTCGTACCATGAACAACTGTAATCTTATACTGGAGCAGTTCCAAAGCCAAGATacccatccatga
- the LOC142540354 gene encoding polycomb group protein EMBRYONIC FLOWER 2 isoform X3 produces the protein MPGIPLVARETANFACNCSHSRGTDHMCHQDPWVNLSAEEQLAAEESLSIYCKPVELYNILQRRAVRDPPFLQRCLRYKIQAKHKKRIEMKISLPSTVNDESRIQSLFPLFILLARPVHSPVTVESAVYRVSRPCKLEKCTGVDGKNQDEAKFILPDITKLSIEVKSGSLCIMFISSAELFKEHGDGSSLPTNIGGHCFLGKIPLELLHLSWEKSPNLISGERAEMLSTVDLHSCFMRTCSFGEDNCLSFQNPNVGPGTVAMLQHLQVSIAAEEVGAKERSPYDSFSYSDFPFSTLPHIIRLRAGNVVFNYKYYNNKLQRTEVTEDFACPFCLVKCASFKGLRYHLCSTHDLFNFEFWVTEEIQAVNVSVKTDAWRSENVVTGVDPKQQTFFFCSKALQRKKSKRRVQRSSHVHPLVLDSELPSIIDGRGKADADSGERDASSPRASSATAHSYADPDCVQSLPGNNLTPPALLQFAKTRKLSVERSDPRNRALLRKRQFFHSHRAQPMALEQVLSDRDSEDEVDDDVADLEDRRMLDDFVDVTKDEKQLMHLWNSFVRKQRVLADGHVPWACEAFSKLHGQDLSRAPALLWCWRLFMVKLWNHGLLDARTMNNCNLILEQFQSQDTHP, from the exons ATGCCTGGCATACCTCTTGTGGCTCGCGAAACTGC GAACTTTGCTTGCAATTGCAGTCACTCTAGAGGTACAGATCACATGTGCCACCAAGATCCATGGGTGAATTTGTCTGCAGAGGAGCAGCTTGCAGCTGAGGAGAGCCTTTCAATTTACTGCAAGCCAGTTGAATTGTACAACATTCTTCAGCGTCGTGCTGTTAGAGAT CCACCTTTCCTCCAAAGATGTCTACGATACAAAATACAAGCTAAACACAAGAAAAG GATTGAAATGAAAATTTCTTTGCCATCCACTGTAAATGATGAATCAAGAATTCAAAGCCTATTTCCATTGTTTATATTATTAGCAAGACCGGTTCACAGCCCTGTGACTGTTGAG TCTGCAGTTTATCGTGTCAGTCGACCATGCAAGCTGGAAAAATGTACAGGAGTTGATGGGAAGAATCAAGATGAAGCAAAATTTATTCTTCCTGACATTACTAAGCTATCAATTGAAGTCAAGTCTGGATCTCTTTGTATTATGTTTATCAGCTCTg CTGAGTTATTTAAGGAGCATGGAGATGGATCATCATTACCAA CTAATATCGGAGGCCACTGCTTCCTGGGCAAGATTCCATTGGAATTACTTCATTTATCATGGGAGAAGTCGCCAAACTTAATTTCTGGGGAGAGGGCAGAGATGCTGTCAACTGTTGACCTGCACTCCTGCTTCATGAGG ACGTGCAGTTTCGGAGAAGACAATTGCTTGTCATTCCAAAATCCAAATGTAGGACCTGGAACTGTG GCTATGTTACAACATTTGCAAGTCAGCATAGCAGCTGAAGAAGTTGGGGCCAAGGAGAGATCTCCTTATGATTCATTCTCATACAGTGACTTTCCTTTCTCTACTTTACCCCACATCATTAG GTTGAGGGCTGGAAATGTTGTGTTCAACTACAAATATTATAACAATAAGCTGCAAAGGACTGAAG TGACTGAGGATTTTGCTTGTCCATTTTGCTTGGTCAAATGTGCAAGTTTTAAG GGTCTGAGATATCACTTATGCTCCACTCACGACCTTTTTAACTTTGAATTCTGG GTAACAGAAGAGATTCAAGCTGTGAATGTATCCGTAAAAACAGATGCATGGAGATCTGAG AATGTTGTAACTGGTGTTGATCCTAAACAGCAGACATTTTTCTTTTG TTCCAAAGCACTACAACGTAAGAAGTCTAAGAGACGAGTTCAAAGATCAAGTCACGTGCATCCCCTCGTGTTAGATTCAGAATTACCTTCAATAATTGATGGTCGGGGAAAGGCTGATG CAGACAGCGGAGAACGAGATGCATCGAGTCCCCGAGCTTCATCTGCCACAGCACATTCATATGCAGATCCTGATTGCGTTCAGTCATTACCTGGAAATAATCTTACACCTCCAGCATTGCTACAGTTTGctaagacaaggaaattatcaGTTGAACGCTCTGACCCCAGAAA TCGCGCACTCTTGCGAAAGCGGCAGTTCTTTCACTCGCACAGAGCTCAA CCCATGGCCCTGGAGCAAGTATTATCAGATCGTGACAGTGAGGATGAAGTAGATGATGATGTTGCGGACCTTGAAGATAGAAGG ATGCTTGATGACTTTGTGGATGTTACAAAAGATGAGAAGCAGCTGATGCATCTCTGGAATTCTTTTGTCAGAAAGCAAAG GGTTCTGGCTGATGGTCATGTTCCTTGGGCATGTGAGGCATTCTCAAAGTTGCACGGGCAGGATCTTTCCCGGGCTCCTGCACTACTCTG GTGTTGGAGATTATTTATGGTCAAACTTTGGAATCACGGTCTTCTTGATGCTCGTACCATGAACAACTGTAATCTTATACTGGAGCAGTTCCAAAGCCAAGATacccatccatga
- the LOC142540354 gene encoding polycomb group protein EMBRYONIC FLOWER 2 isoform X2: protein MPGIPLVARETANFACNCSHSRGTDHMCHQDPWVNLSAEEQLAAEESLSIYCKPVELYNILQRRAVRDPPFLQRCLRYKIQAKHKKRIEMKISLPSTVNDESRIQSLFPLFILLARPVHSPVTVESAVYRVSRPCKLEKCTGVDGKNQDEAKFILPDITKLSIEVKSGSLCIMFISSAELFKEHGDGSSLPTNIGGHCFLGKIPLELLHLSWEKSPNLISGERAEMLSTVDLHSCFMRTCSFGEDNCLSFQNPNVGPGTVAMLQHLQVSIAAEEVGAKERSPYDSFSYSDFPFSTLPHIIRLRAGNVVFNYKYYNNKLQRTEVTEDFACPFCLVKCASFKGLRYHLCSTHDLFNFEFWVTEEIQAVNVSVKTDAWRSEVKSPLHLQWFCVDSNLSYLNVVTGVDPKQQTFFFCSKALQRKKSKRRVQRSSHVHPLVLDSELPSIIDGRGKADDSGERDASSPRASSATAHSYADPDCVQSLPGNNLTPPALLQFAKTRKLSVERSDPRNRALLRKRQFFHSHRAQPMALEQVLSDRDSEDEVDDDVADLEDRRMLDDFVDVTKDEKQLMHLWNSFVRKQRVLADGHVPWACEAFSKLHGQDLSRAPALLWCWRLFMVKLWNHGLLDARTMNNCNLILEQFQSQDTHP from the exons ATGCCTGGCATACCTCTTGTGGCTCGCGAAACTGC GAACTTTGCTTGCAATTGCAGTCACTCTAGAGGTACAGATCACATGTGCCACCAAGATCCATGGGTGAATTTGTCTGCAGAGGAGCAGCTTGCAGCTGAGGAGAGCCTTTCAATTTACTGCAAGCCAGTTGAATTGTACAACATTCTTCAGCGTCGTGCTGTTAGAGAT CCACCTTTCCTCCAAAGATGTCTACGATACAAAATACAAGCTAAACACAAGAAAAG GATTGAAATGAAAATTTCTTTGCCATCCACTGTAAATGATGAATCAAGAATTCAAAGCCTATTTCCATTGTTTATATTATTAGCAAGACCGGTTCACAGCCCTGTGACTGTTGAG TCTGCAGTTTATCGTGTCAGTCGACCATGCAAGCTGGAAAAATGTACAGGAGTTGATGGGAAGAATCAAGATGAAGCAAAATTTATTCTTCCTGACATTACTAAGCTATCAATTGAAGTCAAGTCTGGATCTCTTTGTATTATGTTTATCAGCTCTg CTGAGTTATTTAAGGAGCATGGAGATGGATCATCATTACCAA CTAATATCGGAGGCCACTGCTTCCTGGGCAAGATTCCATTGGAATTACTTCATTTATCATGGGAGAAGTCGCCAAACTTAATTTCTGGGGAGAGGGCAGAGATGCTGTCAACTGTTGACCTGCACTCCTGCTTCATGAGG ACGTGCAGTTTCGGAGAAGACAATTGCTTGTCATTCCAAAATCCAAATGTAGGACCTGGAACTGTG GCTATGTTACAACATTTGCAAGTCAGCATAGCAGCTGAAGAAGTTGGGGCCAAGGAGAGATCTCCTTATGATTCATTCTCATACAGTGACTTTCCTTTCTCTACTTTACCCCACATCATTAG GTTGAGGGCTGGAAATGTTGTGTTCAACTACAAATATTATAACAATAAGCTGCAAAGGACTGAAG TGACTGAGGATTTTGCTTGTCCATTTTGCTTGGTCAAATGTGCAAGTTTTAAG GGTCTGAGATATCACTTATGCTCCACTCACGACCTTTTTAACTTTGAATTCTGG GTAACAGAAGAGATTCAAGCTGTGAATGTATCCGTAAAAACAGATGCATGGAGATCTGAGGTCAAGTCTCCACTTCATCTTCAGTGGTTCTGTGTAGACAGTAATTTATCTTATCTG AATGTTGTAACTGGTGTTGATCCTAAACAGCAGACATTTTTCTTTTG TTCCAAAGCACTACAACGTAAGAAGTCTAAGAGACGAGTTCAAAGATCAAGTCACGTGCATCCCCTCGTGTTAGATTCAGAATTACCTTCAATAATTGATGGTCGGGGAAAGGCTGATG ACAGCGGAGAACGAGATGCATCGAGTCCCCGAGCTTCATCTGCCACAGCACATTCATATGCAGATCCTGATTGCGTTCAGTCATTACCTGGAAATAATCTTACACCTCCAGCATTGCTACAGTTTGctaagacaaggaaattatcaGTTGAACGCTCTGACCCCAGAAA TCGCGCACTCTTGCGAAAGCGGCAGTTCTTTCACTCGCACAGAGCTCAA CCCATGGCCCTGGAGCAAGTATTATCAGATCGTGACAGTGAGGATGAAGTAGATGATGATGTTGCGGACCTTGAAGATAGAAGG ATGCTTGATGACTTTGTGGATGTTACAAAAGATGAGAAGCAGCTGATGCATCTCTGGAATTCTTTTGTCAGAAAGCAAAG GGTTCTGGCTGATGGTCATGTTCCTTGGGCATGTGAGGCATTCTCAAAGTTGCACGGGCAGGATCTTTCCCGGGCTCCTGCACTACTCTG GTGTTGGAGATTATTTATGGTCAAACTTTGGAATCACGGTCTTCTTGATGCTCGTACCATGAACAACTGTAATCTTATACTGGAGCAGTTCCAAAGCCAAGATacccatccatga
- the LOC142540359 gene encoding protein mago nashi homolog 2-like produces MSMADGEDIDEFYLRYYVGHKGKFGHEFLEFEFRPDGKLRYANNSNYKNDTMIRKEIFLTQAALKECRRIMKEDDNNWPEPDRVGRQELEIVMGNEHISFTTSKIGSLMDVHTSNDPDGLRIFYYLVQDLKCFVFSLISLHFKIKPI; encoded by the exons ATGTCAATGGCAGACGGCGAAGATATCGACGAGTTCTACCTGCGTTATTATGTCGGTCACAAGGGGAAATTCGGGCACGAATTCTTGGAATTTGAGTTCCGACCAGATGGCAAGCTCCGTTACGCCAACAACTCAAACTACAAGAACGATACCATGATTCGCAAAGAGATATTCCTCACGCAAGCCGCTCTCAAGGAGTGCCGACGT ATAATGAAGGAGGATGATAATAATTGGCCGGAGCCTGACCGAGTGGGTAGGCAGGAGCTGGAGATTGTGATGGGGAATGAGCATATTTCGTTCACGACGTCCAAGATTGGTTCCCTCATGGATGTTCATACCAGCAATGATCCCGATGGTTTGCGCATTTTTTATTATCTTGTTCAG GATCTGAAATGTTTTGTCTTCTCTTTAATCTCACTCCACTTCAAGATCAAGCCCATATAA